gGATTTTTATGGTTACTTGAACAATATTTTACTATATCCAAAGATACAGATgattataatgaaaataatacaaatgcattttttctatatattatttcatgGTTAAGTTACCAATTAAAGCAAAATTCAGAGCACAATACCACCACAATAAACGATTTTTATACTAAAcatgtaaaaaatagtggtaaatatagtaaatttataaatgattCCAGTATTTGTGCAAATCTTAA
The DNA window shown above is from Plasmodium berghei ANKA genome assembly, chromosome: 7 and carries:
- a CDS encoding BIR protein, whose product is MNDTLCLKFDFLRYYLPAELGGTANFEFKQITNFNKYCPSENCNTDLEKITIGFLWLLEQYFTISKDTDDYNENNTNAFFLYIISWLSYQLKQNSEHNTTTINDFYTKHVKNSGKYSKFINDSSICANLKEIIDKQKDLFNIDIEDL